In Propionicimonas paludicola, a single window of DNA contains:
- a CDS encoding FtsB family cell division protein, whose product MSPSEPTTAISTPAIWLRGLRVTRRAMVLGLVLVVLALSYGGSLQIYLGQQHDLAVAEQQIRDRTAQVADLEAELSRWNDPDYVRTQARARLGWVMPGETGYRVVGADGQPIGGGVTLESERGLAQGERTPVWWDRMLGSIETADAPARKVTRR is encoded by the coding sequence GTGAGCCCGAGCGAACCGACCACCGCGATCAGCACTCCGGCCATCTGGCTGCGGGGCCTGCGGGTGACCCGCCGAGCCATGGTCTTGGGCCTGGTGCTGGTGGTGCTCGCGCTGTCCTACGGTGGCTCGCTGCAGATCTACCTGGGCCAGCAACACGATCTGGCGGTGGCCGAGCAGCAGATCCGGGACCGCACCGCACAGGTGGCCGACCTGGAGGCCGAACTCAGCCGCTGGAACGATCCGGACTATGTCCGCACTCAGGCCCGGGCCCGGCTCGGCTGGGTGATGCCGGGAGAGACCGGCTATCGGGTGGTCGGAGCCGACGGGCAGCCGATCGGCGGGGGAGTGACCCTGGAGTCCGAACGAGGGCTGGCCCAAGGCGAGCGCACCCCGGTCTGGTGGGATCGGATGCTCGGTTCGATCGAGACCGCCGACGCCCCGGCCCGCAAGGTCACCCGGCGCTGA
- a CDS encoding DUF501 domain-containing protein: protein MPELEPITEADREAIHAQLGREPRGAVGVAWRCPCGKPGVVATSPRLPDGTPFPTTYYLTCQRATSGCSTLEASGLMTEMSERLLTDPELAADYRGAHQAYLDDRARLGEVPEIAGISAGGMPERVKCLHVLVAHSLAAGPGVNPLGDEALERLGEFWARPCRGAGAEPATADQAAE from the coding sequence ATGCCTGAGCTGGAACCGATCACCGAAGCCGACCGGGAGGCGATCCACGCCCAACTCGGACGAGAGCCTCGCGGCGCGGTCGGCGTCGCCTGGCGGTGCCCCTGCGGCAAGCCGGGCGTGGTGGCGACCAGCCCGCGGCTGCCGGACGGCACCCCGTTCCCGACCACCTACTACCTGACCTGTCAGCGAGCCACGTCCGGTTGCTCGACTCTGGAGGCCAGCGGGCTGATGACCGAGATGTCGGAGCGCCTCCTCACCGATCCGGAACTTGCGGCCGACTATCGGGGGGCCCATCAGGCCTACCTGGACGACCGGGCTCGGCTCGGCGAGGTGCCCGAGATCGCCGGGATCAGCGCCGGCGGGATGCCGGAGCGGGTGAAGTGCCTGCACGTCCTGGTCGCTCACTCGTTGGCCGCCGGACCAGGCGTGAACCCGTTGGGCGATGAGGCGCTGGAACGACTCGGCGAGTTCTGGGCGCGACCCTGCCGCGGCGCCGGCGCCGAACCGGCCACGGCGGACCAAGCCGCCGAATAG